CTGATCCCGGAAGGTGGCTTTTGGGGTCTGGGTAGATTGTTCGGTGATGGGATAATTGTGGCAGGGGACGCTGCTGGGTTCGCGCTTAATCTAGGGTTTACAGTGCGAGGCATGGAATTTGCGATGGCCTCCGGTTGCCTGGCGGCAAAAGCGTTCCTGGAGGCTAGGAAAAAGGGAAGGTTTGATGCGGATGCCCTTTCGTGCTATAGGGAGTTACTCGAAAACTCGTTTATTATGAAAGATTTTAAAAGGTTCAGAAACAGTGCCAGAGTTGTTATGAACCCCCGATTTTTTACCTACTACCCTGAGAAACTCACTCAGATTGCAAGGGAAATGTATACAGTAAGTGAGACAGGGAATGTTAGACTTTTCGATCTTGTGAGGAAACATTTTACTTGGCGGGATCTTTGGATGGTAGCGAGGGATGTTCGCGATTTTATGAAAATGTGAGGCAGTAAGTGGATGGACGAGGGAATTTTGAAAGCAAAACTCGGTTTGAATGTTTTTAAGCTGGGTGGTGGTCCACCCCATATCAGTATTAGAAAAGGAATGGAAAAGACCCGCAGACTTCGTCATATGGTTTCCCTGTGTCCCGCAGGTCTTTATCGAGAACAACCTTCTGGAGAGGTTACCCTTCAGCTTGAAGGCTGTTTAGAATGCGGTACATGCCGTATTGTGTGTGGGAACTCGGTGCTTGAGTGGGATTATCCGGAAGGGGGTACTGGTGTGCAGTATCGTTTTGGATAACAACCGTAAATCGCCATACAAATAGAAAAGGGAGGGTATAAAGATGAACTTCAGGTTAACGGAAGAACAAGAGCTGATAAGAAAGAACATGAGGGAATTTTGTGAGAAGTATGTTGATCCAATTGCGGCAGAGATTGACGAGAACAGTCGTCATCCAAAAGAGGTGTTTGATAAACTTGCTGAGGGTGGTTGGATGGGTATTCCTATACCAACGGAATACGGGGGGGGAGGATCGGATTATCTCACTCACATAATAGCTGTAGAGGAACTTTCACGTTCCTGTGCGTCAACAGGGTTTACTCTCTCTATCCATGTCGGTATTGCGTGTATGCTCCTTTTACTTTTTGGCAATGAGGAACAGAAGAAGAAATATCTCGTTTCTATGGCGAAGGGGGAAAAGTTAGGAGCGTTTGTTCTTACGGAGCCGGGAGCGGGCACGGATGTTATGGCTGCCCAGTCGACGGCTGTAAAAGATGGTGACTTCTATGTCATCAATGGTAACAAGACTTTTACATCAAACGGTCCCATCGCCGATGTTTACTTCGTTTTTGCCTGGACAGACAAGAGTGCGGGACGGAAGGGAATGAGTGCTTTTATAGTTCCTCGGGGAACAGAGGGTATGACGGCGGGTAAGCATTTTGCGAAGATGGGTCTGCGATCCTCCCAGACCTCCGAGATGATATTCAAGGATTGCCGTGTGCCAAAAGAAAACCTCTTAGGGGTAGAAGGAAATGGCCTTGCAATGGCGATGACTGGATTTGATCACGGACGTGTGGGTATTGCAGCACAATGTGTGGGTATTCTTCAGGCAGCTCTGGATGAGTCCATACGATACTCAAAGGAGAGGGTGCAGTTTGGTCAACCTATTGCTCGTCATCAGGCTATATCCTGGATGATTGCGGATATGGCAACTGATCTCGCTGCAGCCAGAATGCTTACTTATCATGCCGCTTGGTTAAAGGATCAGAATCAGCCTTTCACGAAAGAGGCTTCGATGGCTAAGCTTTTCGCGTCTGAAGCAGCCATGCGCCACACTATCAAAGCAGTGCAGATCCAGGGTGGTTATGGCTACTGCAAAGGTGCTAAAGTGGAGAGACTGATGCGGGATGCGAAGGTGACAGAAATTTATGAAGGAACCTCCGAGGCCCAGAGAATGGTGATTTCCGGTAATTTACTACGGTGAGTGGAAGAGATTCGATATGCTTAACATAATAGTTTGTTTCAAATGGGTTGTTGATGAGTTGTACATCAGGAGAACGGCCCGAGGTGAATTAGATTTTTCTAACGTTGATTACAAGATAAGTGATTACGATCGTAATGCTATAGAGGAAGCCGTTCGGCTAAGGGATGTTCATGGTGGTAGGATTCTGGGTGTGACTGTGGCTTCCACCGACATAGGAAAAGGGGTAAAGGATGCGTTATCTAGGGGTTTAGATGAGGTTTTTGTAGTGGTGGACGAACGCCTGACCGGTATCGATCCCCACGTTACTGCTTCCATTATAGCGCGTGTGATAAATTCTCGAATGAGTCCTTTCGATTTGATCCTGTGCGGGGAAGGGTCGAGTGATGTGTATGCACAACAAGTGGGTCCAAGAGTGGCAGAACTCTTGAACATCCCTTGTGCAACTTCTGTGTCTTCACTCAAATTCTATGATGGTAAAATCTATGTGGATGTGCGGACTGAAGAAGGTTTGGAGGAATGGGAAGTCGAGTGCCCAAGTTTGGTCACAGTTTTGCCCGAGATTAACACACCGCGCATACCCGGAGTCAAAGATACTCTTTTAGCTTCAAAAAAGCCTTTTGTGAGGTTGAGTTTGGATGATCTTAACCTGCAAGAAGAAGCACCTTTGAGGACGCTGCATATGGTGGGCGCACCAATTGAGCGCGTTTGTGAGAAATTTGGCACAAAAGATGAAGATATCAATCGATTTATCGATGCTTTGAAACGAAAGGGTGTTTTATGACCACGGATTTTCAATGGTGATTATATGGCTGGGGTTTGGATTTTTTCGGAAGACAGACGTTTGGTTTTGGAGATGCTTCACATTGGCCGTAGGCTTAATGATGCCTTTGGGTCAGCAATTACCGTTTTTACTCCGGCTTCTCGTGAGGAGACACAGGTTTTCTTTGAATATGGTGCCCATGAGGT
The genomic region above belongs to Syntrophales bacterium and contains:
- a CDS encoding 4Fe-4S dicluster domain-containing protein, whose amino-acid sequence is MDEGILKAKLGLNVFKLGGGPPHISIRKGMEKTRRLRHMVSLCPAGLYREQPSGEVTLQLEGCLECGTCRIVCGNSVLEWDYPEGGTGVQYRFG
- a CDS encoding acyl-CoA dehydrogenase codes for the protein MNFRLTEEQELIRKNMREFCEKYVDPIAAEIDENSRHPKEVFDKLAEGGWMGIPIPTEYGGGGSDYLTHIIAVEELSRSCASTGFTLSIHVGIACMLLLLFGNEEQKKKYLVSMAKGEKLGAFVLTEPGAGTDVMAAQSTAVKDGDFYVINGNKTFTSNGPIADVYFVFAWTDKSAGRKGMSAFIVPRGTEGMTAGKHFAKMGLRSSQTSEMIFKDCRVPKENLLGVEGNGLAMAMTGFDHGRVGIAAQCVGILQAALDESIRYSKERVQFGQPIARHQAISWMIADMATDLAAARMLTYHAAWLKDQNQPFTKEASMAKLFASEAAMRHTIKAVQIQGGYGYCKGAKVERLMRDAKVTEIYEGTSEAQRMVISGNLLR
- a CDS encoding electron transfer flavoprotein subunit beta/FixA family protein, which codes for MLNIIVCFKWVVDELYIRRTARGELDFSNVDYKISDYDRNAIEEAVRLRDVHGGRILGVTVASTDIGKGVKDALSRGLDEVFVVVDERLTGIDPHVTASIIARVINSRMSPFDLILCGEGSSDVYAQQVGPRVAELLNIPCATSVSSLKFYDGKIYVDVRTEEGLEEWEVECPSLVTVLPEINTPRIPGVKDTLLASKKPFVRLSLDDLNLQEEAPLRTLHMVGAPIERVCEKFGTKDEDINRFIDALKRKGVL